One part of the Sporosarcina ureae genome encodes these proteins:
- the murD gene encoding UDP-N-acetylmuramoyl-L-alanine--D-glutamate ligase — protein MKNTEQFIGKRVLVVGLAKSGVATAGLLQRLGAEVVVNDSKPVEGNEEAMELQARGIEVIGGGHPSDLLERNFDFIVKNPGIPYTNSLLAKAVEQNIPIWTEVELASILSEAPIIAITGSNGKTTTTTLLYHMLNLGKKHPLIAGNIGTVSCTVAEKAKANEVIVLEASSFQLAGTESFTPRIAIFTNLYEAHLDYHGSMNEYLDAKLQVARNQTSEEYLIFNADQQLIKEAIESFESHKVPFSVLGKTREGISADEEWIYWLGEPFIEIKHIKLPGRHNLENVLSATAAAILSGCEKTAIENVLSSFTGVRHRMQFVREANSRTIYNDSKATNTLATKSALSSFKKPIVLIAGGLDRGHSFEELRPYMKNVRAVVTIGETAKRFADFAMSCGITETVQATTMQDAVQKAYKCSCEDDVILLSPSCASWDQYKSFEIRGNEFIDAVMKL, from the coding sequence ATGAAGAATACAGAACAATTCATAGGGAAACGGGTACTTGTAGTCGGACTTGCGAAGAGCGGAGTGGCAACGGCAGGTTTGCTTCAGCGTCTTGGTGCGGAAGTTGTAGTCAATGATTCAAAGCCTGTAGAAGGTAATGAAGAAGCAATGGAACTTCAAGCGCGAGGAATTGAAGTTATTGGAGGGGGGCACCCGAGTGATTTACTAGAGCGAAATTTCGACTTCATCGTAAAAAATCCGGGTATCCCTTACACTAATTCGCTACTAGCGAAGGCAGTTGAGCAGAATATTCCGATTTGGACTGAAGTTGAATTGGCTAGTATTCTCAGCGAGGCACCAATTATTGCGATTACTGGATCGAACGGTAAAACGACAACCACTACATTGTTGTATCACATGCTAAATTTGGGTAAGAAACATCCACTAATAGCGGGTAATATTGGAACGGTCTCTTGTACGGTCGCTGAAAAGGCGAAAGCGAATGAAGTAATTGTACTTGAAGCTTCGTCGTTTCAGTTAGCTGGGACAGAAAGCTTTACTCCACGCATTGCAATTTTTACGAATTTGTATGAAGCGCATTTGGATTATCATGGATCGATGAATGAATATCTCGATGCGAAGTTGCAAGTAGCCCGCAACCAAACTTCGGAAGAATACTTAATTTTTAATGCGGATCAACAGTTAATAAAAGAAGCAATAGAATCATTCGAATCTCACAAAGTACCCTTTTCAGTACTTGGAAAAACTAGAGAAGGTATTTCAGCAGATGAAGAATGGATTTATTGGCTTGGTGAACCTTTCATAGAAATTAAGCATATTAAATTACCGGGTCGTCACAATTTAGAAAATGTTTTATCCGCAACGGCGGCAGCCATATTGTCAGGGTGTGAAAAAACAGCGATAGAAAATGTTTTGAGTTCTTTCACCGGTGTTCGCCATCGCATGCAATTTGTACGTGAAGCAAATAGCCGTACAATATACAATGACTCAAAAGCGACGAATACATTGGCAACAAAAAGTGCACTTTCCTCATTTAAAAAGCCAATCGTTTTGATTGCTGGGGGACTAGACAGAGGCCATTCATTTGAAGAATTACGACCTTATATGAAAAATGTTCGTGCTGTCGTCACGATAGGGGAGACGGCAAAGCGTTTTGCAGACTTTGCTATGTCTTGTGGCATCACTGAGACAGTTCAGGCAACAACTATGCAGGACGCAGTCCAGAAGGCATATAAGTGTAGCTGTGAAGATGATGTGATTCTATTGTCGCCGAGCTGTGCAAGTTGGGATCAATACAAGAGCTTTGAAATTCGGGGCAACGAATTTATTGATGCAGTAATGAAGTTGTAA